Proteins from a genomic interval of Zingiber officinale cultivar Zhangliang chromosome 1B, Zo_v1.1, whole genome shotgun sequence:
- the LOC122045988 gene encoding cysteine-rich repeat secretory protein 38-like, whose translation MTMTPSACHILLLVSSLSFIAAQPLYNVCGTTGNFTANSTYQTNLHRVLSYLSDKASTSGFATTTFGQIPDLVIGLALCRGDVKTTECRACLNTATKDAQQICSFNRAAIVWYDFCFLRFSNVQFLGSTSNDPEILLGNTAYVSNPQRFDRLLNLLLNATLDTAARSDERFATGVVSKFTEENPTVYGLVQCLPSLSASQCRQCVRGLYDPLPSFLQGRQGGRVLGVTCTMRYEIYSFFEGAPKVTLTVPLENATPPPAPPPPAVPSP comes from the coding sequence ATGACAATGACTCCTTCAGCCTGCCACATCCTCCTCCTCGTCTCTTCTCTGAGTTTCATCGCTGCCCAACCGTTGTACAACGTCTGCGGCACCACCGGCAACTTCACCGCTAACAGCACCTACCAAACCAACCTCCATCGCGTCCTATCCTACCTCTCCGACAAAGCCTCCACCTCCGGGTTCGCCACCACCACCTTCGGCCAAATTCCCGACCTCGTGATCGGCCTGGCGCTCTGCCGCGGCGACGTCAAGACCACCGAGTGCCGCGCGTGCTTGAACACCGCGACGAAGGACGCGCAGCAGATCTGCTCCTTCAACAGGGCGGCCATCGTCTGGTATGACTTCTGCTTCCTCCGCTTCTCCAACGTGCAATTCCTCGGCTCCACCAGCAACGACCCGGAAATCCTCTTGGGCAACACCGCCTACGTCAGCAACCCGCAACGCTTCGACCGCCTCCTCAATCTTTTGCTCAACGCGACCCTCGACACAGCAGCCAGGTCGGACGAGCGGTTCGCGACGGGCGTGGTGAGCAAATTCACGGAGGAGAACCCGACGGTGTACGGGCTGGTGCAGTGCTTACCGAGCTTGTCGGCGTCTCAATGCCGGCAGTGCGTGCGCGGTCTGTACGACCCGCTGCCGTCGTTCCTGCAGGGGAGGCAGGGGGGAAGGGTCCTCGGGGTGACTTGCACCATGAGGTACGAGATCTATTCCTTCTTCGAGGGCGCACCCAAGGTGACACTCACAGTCCCGCTGGAAAACGCCACGCCGCCTCCGGCGCCACCTCCGCCCGCCGTCCCCTCCCCCTGA